GGTCACAGCCCTCAATGTTGTGAGCTGCAGGTTCTCTACTCTCCCTCCTAGGGCCCAGAGTGATCACAGCCCTCAATGTTGTGAGCTAGATTCTCGACTCTCCCTTCTGCAGGCCCAGAGTGGTCACAGCCCTCAATGTTGTGAGCTACAGGTTCTATACTCTCCTTTCTGCAGGCCCAGAGTGGTCATAGCCCTCAATGTTGTGAGCTACAGATTCTCGACTCTCCCTTCTGCAGGTCCAGAGTGGGCACAGCCCTCAATGTTGTGAGCTACAGCCCTTAATGTTGTGAACTACAGGTTCTGTACTCTGCCTTCTGGGCCCCAGAGTGGTCACAGGCCTCAATGTTGTGAGCTACAGGTTCTATACTCTCCCTTCTGGTTTGCCTACAGCCTGCTCACACATTTGTAAATATAGTCCTGCACCCCCTAATGATGTCTTGGGCAAAGATGGACTCTTTATATGACAGTGGCCCCATAAGATTATACCATATttctactgtaccttttctgtgtctaaATATGTTCAGATACACAAATGCCACTGTGTTGCaactgcctgcagtattcagcacagtaccATGCTGCACAGATTtatagcctaggaacaataggctgtaccatataACCTAGATGTGTAAGTTGGCTACACTATCTAGGTTTGtctaagtatactctatgatattcacacaatgaaatagCCTAACAATGAATTTCTCAGAACAAAGCACTGTTCACAGTtgcaaagatacggaatcaacctaagtgttcatcaacaaatgactggataaagaaaatgtggctagGTGTggtgctcacatctgtaatcccagcactttgggagccaaggcaagaatccaggagtttgagatcagcctgggcaatatagtgagatcctgtctctaaaaaaatttttttttaattagccggtgtgtggtgacacatgcctgtagtcccagctacttagggggacaggtgggaggattgcttgagcctgggaggttgaggctgcagtgagccatgattgcaccactgcactccaggctaggcaacacagcaagaccctgtctcaaaaaaaaaagaaaaaaaagttacatatgtatatatatatatatacacacagtgtattcagccataaaaaagaatgaaattatgttttttgcagcaacatagatggaactgaaggccattatcttaaaagaaacaactcagaaacagtcAATACCACCtgttcttataagtgggagctattAATAAATAATGTGCACACACTGACATATAATGTGGAATAATAGTCATTACTGACTGAGAAGGGTGGATTGGGTGTGGGGAGTTAaggaatgagaaattacttaatgggtataaTGTatactattcaggtgatgggtacactaaaagcccaaatttcaccactatgcaatatatctaacaaaactgcacttgtaccccttaaatttattttttaaagtgtctatCCTAATTTGAATGAGCTGTTTCCTGCCAGAACCCTAACTGATACGTCATTTGTCTAGCAGttctatttctgaaaattttcccACACTTAAACTGGCACATGTACAAAATGAAAGAGATTTCCTTGCAGAAGAGActggaaataattcaaatgtcTATAGTAGGGGtactaattatataaataatggtGTGTCTATACAGTAGAACTCTatccagctatttaaaaaaacaaggatAGAAAGATcttccaaatacatttttaagtgaaaaaagcagggTGGAACAGGGACTATACATGCTATCTCTTGTCTAAAAGATGGGGAAattagaaatatgtatttgtttttgcttatgtGTGAAGACACTCTGAAggattcacaaaagaaaaaaagtagttttCTAAAGGGAGTAagacttttcactttttttttttttttttttttgtatgcttaAAATTGTTGAACCCAATGACTGTTGCCTGTtcaaaacttaaatttaaaattcctCCCTGACTAGGTGGGGGATTGGGCCCGGAAGTTGAGACCAGGCTCACTTGAATAAATGGGGTAAATGATCCAGTTCCTGGAGCTAGGAATTTTACTGTTCCTTACAGGTCTCTCACTGTCTTGTTTTTGCTCCCATTTTTATATTTGCAATTTAATTAGACACTTCAGAATTTTGATCACCTAATGTTGATTTCAGATGTAAAAGTCAAGAGAAGACTCTAAAAATAGCAAAGATGCTTTTGAGCCAGAATGCCTTCATCGTCAGACCACTTAATTTGTTTCTCATGGGTGAGTGCTGCTTTTTATCTTAGCTCTTACAGAAGCAAGCTGTGATGCCATCCTCATTGAGAGCCCTGGCAGGAAGTAACAAACTCATTTCCCTGACTAGAGGACCCAGTTCCAGCCTGCCTAGCGTCAGGAGTTAAGTGGAAAGCAGATAGGAAACCTACACTAGTGGTTTAGATTCAATGTAGTTTCCTGTCCTGTTGttaattttcagaaaacaaatgagTGACTTAAGGCAATAATAATTGGGACTATCCTCACCTATAATTTGAAGAGTAATTTCTCCTAAcaccctttcttcctccccaaTCTTTGATAAATGTCTTTTACCTCTAAAGTTGATTAATTAGTAGCATGCTTATTCATATTCTGAGAATGTTTCTAGGATGGACAATTGCTTCTGAGGACACTCCCTCAGTGAGCCCAAGTActtaaacaaaaacaaggaaattatTGTGGTGTTAAAGATCTCGTGtgtggctgggtacggtggctcacacctgtaatccctacactttgggaggccgaggtgggtggatcacgaggtcaggagattgagaccatcctggctaacatggtgagccgagatggcaccactgcattccaacctggacgacagagcgagactctgtctcaaaaaaaaaaaaaaaaagttcttgtgtgtgtgtgtgtgtttgtgtgtgttttgagacatagtttcactctgttgcccagacaggagtacagggcgtgatctcagctcactgcagcctccacctcctgggttcaagcgattctcctgcctcagcctaccaagtagctgggattacaggcacccagcaccatgcctggctaatttttgtatttttagtagagacaaggtttcaccatgttggccatgctggtctcaaactcctgacctcaagtgatccacccgccttggcctcccaaaatgctggggttacaggcgtgagccactgcgtccagcctttttttttttttagacagggtctctctctgttacccaggctggaatgcagtgagcgatctcagcgcactgcagcctccacctcctgggttcaagcaattctcctgccttagcctctgaagtagttgggactacaggtgtgcacccccacacccagctaattttttgtatttttaatagagacagggttttgctgtgttggccaggctggtctagaatcctgaccttgtgtgatccacccaccttggcctcccaaagtgctgggattacaggcatgagccacggcacccggccccaaatatatttttaagtgaaaaaagcagggCAGATCAGGGACCATACATACTGTTGTTAGTGTCAGCTCCCAAATGGATCTTATTTTAGCTCAGATCACAGTCCTTGCACCATGTGCTGCTGGCACCAATGTGGAATAAAAACCATCTATGTGGGCTTTTTTTTAGCACAAGGAGTCTCAATCTGATACCAATAGATGTGTGTTAAAGAATTCCAGActtgaccaggtgcggtggctcaagcctgtaatcccagcactttgggaggccgagacgggcggatcacaaggtcaggagattgagaccatcctggctaacccggtgaaaccctgtctctactgaaaaatacaaaaaactagcggggcgaggtggcaggcgcttgtagtcccagctactcgggaggctgaggcaggagaatggcatgaacccgaaaggcagagcttgcagtgagctgagatccgaccactgcactccagtttgggcaacagagcgagactccgtctcaaaaaaaaaaaaaaaaaaaaaaaaggattccagACTTGGAGTACTCTATCATTGCAAGTTGAGCCCAGATAAAACTGTAGCCTCTCTaatgtgttttcttccttctagTGTGTATCAACCTCGTGTTTGGTATTTCACATGATTTGCCTGGTAAGAGATGTTTTTTGGCTTCACTAAATTTTGTATAAGAGTGAAAGTGTTGGGGTGGCCTTTCAGAGGTATAAAATGTGGGAGATTTGATTTCTGATTGTACATCTGTTGCCAATTTTCTTGGGATTCTTTCTCTGCAAAAGGAGCTAAAATGAGCTAACTCTGGTTTTTTGAGAGATGCAAAACTAGTCTAAGAAATGAACACTAGAGatcatttttaaacttctttaaaGAATATTCAAACTCTTAGTAATCTCACTAATAGAAGAACGAGGAGACACAGACTGTGCCAAACAAAAGATGACCCAGAAATATTTGCTCTTTAATTTACATTCTTCCACACTGATGGTTCCAGACAAAGGacgataatttttttttaactaaacttCTTGCTACATATATAAATCTGTCCACAAAACTTCATTAAGCATTAAATATGTGTCCAACCTTGCGCTAAGCGTTCGTTGGGGTTGAAGAGTTGGCAGTCGAGAAGCAAAGGCCTGGGTCCTAACCACAGGAAACTTAGATGATCTTTAACAATTTAACCATATAAGGCAGAATTGGGCAAGTGtggttttaatgttttatttatcacTGCCGTTTCCCACCTGCGTGACATTGTATAATTCAACTCAGTTTCACAGTCTGTAAAATGAGTCTCTTCTTAGTGCCTACTTCAGCACTGTTACGGGGCTTAAATGCTTACAAAGGGCCAGTCTGGGCTCGTTATACTCCCCTGCTCTCTGTGATCCAGGGAATAAATATGCTGGGGAATCCAGAGGAATGAAAATTTGCAGTGGGCTGAGCTACTTAAGGAGGACTTCATGGAGGATCTGGGAGCTGAGTTGAGAGAACGGCTTGGGGAGGGAGAATGGGTAGGGGAGAATGAAAGGAAGTGCACCACGTGGGCTGGGATGGCCTGGGTTATTTTGGTCCAGTGAACCATGGAGGGACAGTCCAAGAGCATTGGAGAAGCCCTTCTGTCCAAACTCTGCTTACACAGTGCACAGTTCCTGTTTCCTACACTTGCGTGCCCTGACAATATGTTGTTCGTTAATTAACTTCTTAGTTCATTTCCCATGTCCTGTAGATTTCCTGTTTTCTAGACCCAGGGCTCTCTGGAGGTGTTATCTGCCAGAGGTGTGGGTTCTAGATCCCAAGAAATGACTGAACAGTGGCCAGAATACAACTGTGGGTTCCAAATTTCAAtgcccttttttccttcttctctttagATGACACAAGTGCATCTTGCACTTTTAAGATATCATTGCGAAATTTCCGGTCCATCTTATCATGGGAATTAAAAAACCACTCCATTGTGGCAACTCACTATACGTTGCTGTATACAATCATGAGGTTGgtttgatatttcattttctcttggtAAACATATTATTGTTCTGTTATATGGGGAGTGGAAGAAGAGAtgatcttttctctctctctgcctctccctttcccttttcctgtctacctctccctctctctgcatTTTCTTATTCAGAGCCTTAAAAGGCCAAAGACAAAACACCATCACAcatccatttttaattaaattgaatACTTTAATATCCACTTTTATTTTGACAAAGCTTGTATGTGTCATCAAAGCCAGTTTCTACAGCTCAGAACCTCACATACAAAATAATTCTTGTGTATGGGTTAGGCAATGATTTCTCTAATTCAGTCAGTCTGAATGTTTAAAAGTTCTGTTATCTGAGGACAGGAATCCAAAGGTCTGTTGACCATATTGATGGTTTATGTTCACTTTTCTTTACTCTGGTGGGACACCAGAAAGCTGCCTGGCCTAGTCTGGGACAGGCCTTGGTGCAAAGTCTGGTTTGGTCACTAACCAGCTTGACACTTGGCACAGAGCTCAGCCCCTAAGCGAATGCCTCTGCTGAGAGGTTGCTGCAAGGATTCATGACATAATGGATGGAGTCCtgtttgtctttcttcttcccaCGCCTACCAATCTTGGAAGTCATTGCTTTGATCCAGCAGCCCCTTGGAGTGTCCTTTTGTTGGTTATTTATTTGGCCTagagctgctgctgctcctgcttaCTGACTGAGCCAGTGGAAGACCTCTTGTGAGTTTCTCTTTGGTGCCTGCTAAAGTCTTTTCTCTGCATTGAGTGGTCACATGTATCATCCAACTAACTGAAGCTTGGTAGATGAGATGTCTGCGCTGTCCCTGAAATAGACCAGGTCTGACTTAGGACTGGATCATCTAGTCTTAGCCAGAGAGGGAGGGGGTCTCAGGGAAGGCATTCACGATTGTCCATAGAGGGAGGAAGATCTGAGGCCTCCACCATGAGGGCCcaagtttcattcattcatttactcatccgGCAaattttactgagcacctactacctGCCAGGGGGTCCAACTGTGAACCAAAGTCCTTGCCGTCCTGGAGCAGACATTATGTAAATGGAGACATGAGTAAAGCAAAGGTATAGTGTGACAGGTGTGGGTAAATGCTACgatcaagaagagagagagggattgaaagtgcaggggtggggagggtaCAAGATGTTCCATTTTCAATAAGATGGTTGGGGAAGATCACTTAGTACAGTGATATCTGAGCAGAACCCTGAAGGAAACAATGAAGTCAGGCACCCAAAAATAGACTCTTATTACGTCGATGCTCAcactttcctttttccatttttttctttccaaagtaAACCAGAAGATTTGAAGATGGTTAAGAACTGTGCAAATACCACAAGATCATTTTGTGACCTCACAGATGAGTGGAGAAGCACACACGAGGCCTATGTCACCATCGTAAAAGGATTCAGCGGGAATACAACCTTGTTCAGTTGCTCACACAATTTCTGGCTGGACATAGACAGTGAgtttatctctgtttctccacttCGTCCCCATCATCAAGATCATCATTATTTGCTATTCCGTGAAATAGGAGGTCTGCAAAGGTGTTTTAGACCTGGGGCTGGGCTCACCTCTTGGCCCTGCCACTTCCTAGCTCTGTAACCGTGGACTGCtttgcttctctgagccttggtttttttaatctgaaaagtgGAATGATAACTTGTACTTTGCAGATTCGCCCAGTGCCTGTATAAGGCGGTGGGAGCTGCTGTTTTTCGGTTTCATAGCCTGACAGGAAGTGTGGAGCCAGGTTCAGGTGGGCTGGATCTAGCTCTCCCATCTCTTTGGcccagtattttctttctttccttcttttttttctttctctctctctctctctctctcctttctttctttccttccttccttccttccttccttccttccttccttccttccttccttccttccttcctttctttctttctttcctctttctctcttgctctccttctttctgtctttctttttttgaaatggagcctcattctgtcacctaggctagagtgcagtggtgcgatcttggctcactgcaacctccaccttccgggttcaagcgattctcccacctcagcctccagagtagctaggattacaagcacacaccatcatgcctagctaattttttgtacttttagtagaatgtttcaccatgttggccaggctggtctcgaactcctgacctcaagttatccgcctgcctcagcctcccaaggtgctgagattacaagcatgagccaccaaacctgacCCCAGTGTTTTCTTGATACAGCAACTCCACCCCCACATTATAACCCAGTAGTTCTTTTGTGTGTGAACACCCAAGTGTGCGTGCACCTAGGACCCAAAGCTCAGAGGAGAAGACTAGAACCCAAGAACAGGTCtaccccttctttctttccctgtgaCTCAAGTCAGCTCCCTCAGGCACTGTGTTAACAGCTCCAGCTTTGTTACTTTTTCAGTTTCCCACTTTACAACGAGTTTCCAAGAGAACCATTTGGTCTCAGCTTCCTGTTGTAGGCTATGCAGCTGTGCACATGCTCATACATGCTTAGCAAAGTAGTAAGGATGACTACTACTTTGTTGCCACTGTGGCAAACAATTCAGATATGACGTTTGCTAGATTTGTGTGCATGTTGATGTATGTGTATAAACAGACATCTGTGTGtacacacagaaaacaaagaaaatcagaatttaaaattcatggtATTTGGGTTgttaaaaaatgcatattaaagtAACAGTGAGATATGTTTCATGACTCAAgtgataaatatgaaaaatacataaatatccaGGCTTAGAGGGAATACAAAGAGTGTGCTTTGGCATGGTCCATCTGAAGTAATTGACAGCATGTATTAAAAACCTTAACATGTGCTTACTGTAATCCAGAATTCTTTAGTAATTTGTCCCAAAGAAATtattaaggccgggcacagtggctcacacctgtaatcccagcactttgggaggccgagaccagtgaatcacttgagctcaggagttcaagaccagcccgagcaacatggcgaaaccctatctctacattaaaaaagaaagatagaaaaaaagagagagagaaagaaagagaaagaaagaaattatgaagGACAAGTGCAAAAATTTAGTTCCAAGAATATCCCATGATACATTAAGTctttaataaaaatcagagacaaTTTAAATGTTCAAAACAGTGAATCGGTTAAATCATGATACAGTCACTCAGTGGAATAGCATTAGCAATGAAAAATTATGATGTAAATCAGGTCTTGGCAGATTTTCTATACAGGGCCAGAGAAGAACCACTTTAGACTTTGTGGGCCACATGTAGTCTCAGTCACGTATtcctgtctgtttttgttttctgaacagTGTCTTTTGAACCGCCAGAGTTTGAGATTGTTGGTTTTACCAACCACATTAATGTGATCGTGAAATTTCCATCTATTGTTAAAGAAGAATCACAGTTTGATTTATCACTTGTCATTGAAGAACAGTCAGAGGGGATTGTTAAGAAGGTAAGTGGCTTCTCCTGTTAGGATCAAAACAGTTCTGAGTGGGTAGTCAATGCACTTGACTGTCGCTTTGGAAAGGAAATTTGCAGTTGAACAATTAAAGCTGAAAGGTCAGGCTTCTGTGTGGTCTGACCTTAGGGAAGAAGTCATTATAGTTCATTCACTATATTGATCTAAACCTGCAGCACAGTCTTCTTTAAAAGAATAAGccacggctgggcgtggtgactcacgcctataatcccagcattttgggaggctgaggtgggcagatcacctaaggtcaggagtttgagaccagcctggccaatatggtgacacccaatctgtactaaaaatacaacactagccgggtgtggtggcaagcacctgtaatcccagctactccagagtctgaggcaaggtaatcgcttgaacctgggaggcagaggttgcagtgagccgagattgcaccattgcgttcacagcctggggaacagagcaagactccgtctcaaaaaaaaaaagaataagccacATGTACAACATAAAGGAGCACACAGGAGAGAGGGTGTGGGAGGGAGATGCAGAGTACAGCCAAATTTCAGTGAGCCCTGGAGAGATTTCTTTGAAAAGGAGGGTTTAGCTGAGCCACCTGTGAAAAGCATCTGTTGCTGCCTGTCTGGCCGTCACACACAGGAAGGAAGTGCCTCTTCTGGCAGGTTCTGTCCTCTCATAATTTCTGCGAAGGACCTGTCAGTAACCTTAGGGTAATCTGGTATCAGACAGACGTGGATCTTCAATTTTTGTTGTCCCTATCCCTCCGAATGCTGGAATAAGTGGAAATGGACAAATTGCTCTCACTGGTGTAGCGCAGCTTATGTCTGTAGAGCCCTTTGCCAAGTATAAAACCCTTGCAAGTAAGAACAACCTGAGAGATAATCAGGGTAGATGCATTTCAGGCAGAGAGCACAAGAAGTTCAAAGGTTCTGAGGCTGGAGTGGGCCTGGTGTGTTTCAGCAGCAGCAGGGAGAGGTGGCTGAACTGGAGTGATCAAGCAGGAGGTGAGGAGGAGGTGAGGTCAGAGGGTAAATGTGGCTGGACCTGGTAGGAGTTTGTGGGTCTGGGTCTTCTGAGTGTGATGGAAGCCCCTGGAACCCAAGGCTTAACAGGGCATCCTGGCGGGGCTGTTAAAAATAGACCATAGGGGCAAAGATGGGAGTTAGGAGACCAGTTAAGACACAATCAGGGTGGCAGTCACTTAATAGGCAGTAACAAATTATATGATTATTGTCATGTTTCTTTTAGTATCAACATGGATTATAATCAGTACTCTAGGAAAAGGAGCAAAAATGGGGGGAAAATAAGTTTATGTGGCCTAAGGACTATGTGAAGTGTTATTAAATCTCCTGTTTCAATCATGTCTCATTTGTGTTTACCCCATAAGCAACTCTGTGTTTTAGATTATGATTCCTAAAATAAGAGACTGGTGCTTTTTAGGATACTGACTACTCTGTAAGAGGAAAAACTATAGTTAATAGACATCTTCATAAAGAAAATTAGCCTTTAaattaaatcaagaaaaaaaaaagctactagtATAATCCAAGCAACAGATGGTGGTGGCTTGGACCTTGATAGTAGAGGGGTAATGAGTAGTGAGAAGCCATCAAATTCTGCACATATTTTGGAgttctgtttgcttgtttgtttgtttgtttgtttgtttttgagacggagtttcactcttgttgcccaggctggactgcaatggcacgatgtcggctcactgcaacctccacctcccaggttcaagcaattctcctgcctcagcctccctagtagctgggattacaggcacccaccaccacacccagctaattttttgtatttttagtagagacagggtttcactgtgttggccaggctggtctctaactcctgacctcaggcagtccacccacctcagcctcccaaagtgttgggattacaggtgtgagccaccatgcccagctcataaTTCTGCATATATTTTGCACACGGAGCAAGACTAACTTCCCCATTAACTATGGAAGATGATGAATGAAGCAGGTGAGGGTTAGCTAGGGTTAGAGGGTTTGGGACATGTTAAATTCCAGGTGCCCGTAAGGGATCTAGGAGGAGACATGGGGAAGGAGCTGGGTGTGCCAGTCTGGAGTCCAGGGGAGAACCCCCAGCTAGAGAGAGAGTCTGGGAGTCACTGGCTTCTTGGTGCATGT
This window of the Rhinopithecus roxellana isolate Shanxi Qingling chromosome 13, ASM756505v1, whole genome shotgun sequence genome carries:
- the IFNAR2 gene encoding interferon alpha/beta receptor 2 isoform X3, with protein sequence MLLSQNAFIVRPLNLFLMVCINLVFGISHDLPDDTSASCTFKISLRNFRSILSWELKNHSIVATHYTLLYTIMSKPEDLKMVKNCANTTRSFCDLTDEWRSTHEAYVTIVKGFSGNTTLFSCSHNFWLDIDMSFEPPEFEIVGFTNHINVIVKFPSIVKEESQFDLSLVIEEQSEGIVKKHKPAIKGNMSGNFTYIIDKLIPNANYCVSVYFEHNDEQAVIKSPLKCTLLQPGQESEARSR
- the IFNAR2 gene encoding interferon alpha/beta receptor 2 isoform X2, coding for MLLSQNAFIVRPLNLFLMVCINLVFGISHDLPDDTSASCTFKISLRNFRSILSWELKNHSIVATHYTLLYTIMSKPEDLKMVKNCANTTRSFCDLTDEWRSTHEAYVTIVKGFSGNTTLFSCSHNFWLDIDMSFEPPEFEIVGFTNHINVIVKFPSIVKEESQFDLSLVIEEQSEGIVKKHKPAIKGNMSGNFTYIIDKLIPNANYCVSVYFEHNDEQAVIKSPLKCTLLQPGQESESAESAKVGGIITVFLMALALISTIVTLKWIGYICLRNSLPKVLRQGLAKGWSAVAIHRRDHNVLQSETPELKQSFCLSFPSSWNYKRASLSPSD
- the IFNAR2 gene encoding interferon alpha/beta receptor 2 isoform X4 — protein: MLLSQNAFIVRPLNLFLMVCINLVFGISHDLPDDTSASCTFKISLRNFRSILSWELKNHSIVATHYTLLYTIMSKPEDLKMVKNCANTTRSFCDLTDEWRSTHEAYVTIVKGFSGNTTLFSCSHNFWLDIDMSFEPPEFEIVGFTNHINVIVKFPSIVKEESQFDLSLVIEEQSEGIVKKHKPAIKGNMSGNFTYIIDKLIPNANYCVSVYFEHNDEQAVIKSPLKCTLLQPGQESEFS